Proteins encoded in a region of the Pseudomonas sp. PDNC002 genome:
- a CDS encoding START domain-containing protein, with protein sequence MKRFSPRLTAQLMAAALLMCSPAWAQAQGWTLAKNEDGVKVYLRDVPGSRYKSFRGVTLVKSDVATLGHLQENLRVSCAWLYACAQMRLLKYSDEAIWVYLDTKLPWPAAPRDMVLKVVTQDTPDGGMIRRLQAAPDYVPPVTGRIRVPTLSGTWQMVPKGPKLTEVTYEMQGEPGGSVPSWLANQFVVDAPFESLRMLKVVAEHQGISSPGY encoded by the coding sequence ATGAAACGCTTCTCGCCACGTCTCACTGCCCAGCTCATGGCAGCCGCGCTGCTGATGTGCAGCCCGGCATGGGCACAGGCGCAAGGCTGGACACTGGCGAAGAACGAAGACGGCGTGAAGGTCTACCTGCGCGACGTGCCCGGCTCACGCTACAAGAGCTTCCGCGGCGTCACCCTGGTGAAATCAGACGTTGCCACCCTTGGCCACCTTCAGGAAAACCTGCGCGTTTCCTGCGCCTGGCTCTACGCCTGCGCACAGATGCGCCTGCTCAAGTACAGCGACGAGGCCATCTGGGTCTACCTCGACACCAAGCTGCCCTGGCCCGCCGCGCCGCGCGACATGGTCCTCAAGGTCGTCACCCAGGACACGCCTGACGGCGGCATGATCCGCCGCCTGCAGGCGGCTCCGGACTATGTCCCGCCAGTGACAGGCCGCATCCGCGTGCCGACACTTTCGGGCACCTGGCAGATGGTCCCCAAGGGCCCGAAGCTCACTGAAGTCACCTACGAAATGCAGGGCGAGCCCGGCGGCAGCGTACCGTCGTGGCTGGCGAATCAGTTCGTGGTGGATGCACCGTTCGAGTCGCTAAGGATGCTGAAGGTGGTGGCTGAACATCAGGGGATCAGCAGCCCCGGCTACTGA
- the ppa gene encoding inorganic diphosphatase, whose amino-acid sequence MSYSSIPAGKDLPNDIYVAIEIPANHAPIKYEIDKDTDCLFVDRFMATPMFYPANYGFIPNTLADDGDPLDVLVVTPYPVAPGSVIRARPVGVLNMSDEAGGDAKLIAVPHDKLTVLYQDVKEYTDLPALLLEQIKHFFENYKDLEKGKWVKVEGWGDAAQAHDYITKAVAAFQAK is encoded by the coding sequence ATGAGCTACAGCAGCATCCCGGCTGGCAAAGACCTGCCGAACGACATTTACGTCGCCATCGAGATCCCGGCCAACCACGCGCCGATCAAGTACGAAATCGACAAGGACACCGACTGCCTGTTCGTCGACCGTTTCATGGCCACCCCGATGTTCTACCCGGCCAACTACGGCTTCATCCCGAACACCCTGGCCGACGACGGTGATCCCCTGGACGTGCTGGTCGTGACCCCGTATCCGGTCGCCCCGGGCTCCGTGATCCGCGCCCGTCCGGTCGGCGTGCTGAACATGAGCGACGAAGCCGGCGGCGACGCCAAGCTGATCGCCGTACCCCACGACAAACTGACCGTGCTGTACCAGGACGTGAAGGAATACACCGACCTGCCGGCCCTGCTGCTGGAGCAGATCAAGCACTTCTTCGAGAACTACAAGGATCTCGAGAAGGGCAAGTGGGTGAAGGTCGAAGGCTGGGGCGACGCTGCTCAAGCCCACGACTACATCACCAAAGCCGTCGCCGCCTTCCAGGCCAAGTGA
- a CDS encoding zinc-dependent peptidase produces the protein MWSLSAWRRRRFLARHRLDAGLWTRVRRHLPILDGLSEDELRLLGERALLFLRDKHLTPLPGIELDDYRRLLLATQAELPLLHLPELNWYSGFHELVLYPDDFVSPQKHRDPAGVMHEFDDERAGETSLQGPVILAWPGVESGGGWDAYNLVIHELAHKLDMLNGDANGLPPLHRDMRVTDWAAAMQAAYDDMNRRLDRDPQAHTAIDPYAAENPAEFFAVTSEYFFTAPDLLHHAYPKVYEQLSLFYRQDPLSRLHRLQTEHPEYQETQAH, from the coding sequence ATGTGGTCGCTCAGTGCCTGGCGCCGCCGGCGCTTCCTCGCCCGCCATCGGCTCGATGCCGGACTCTGGACGCGGGTGCGCCGGCACCTGCCGATTCTCGACGGCCTGAGCGAAGACGAATTGCGCCTGCTCGGCGAGCGCGCGCTGCTGTTCCTGCGCGACAAGCACCTCACCCCGCTGCCCGGCATCGAACTGGACGACTATCGCCGCCTGTTGCTGGCCACACAGGCCGAGCTACCCCTGCTGCACCTGCCCGAGCTGAACTGGTACAGCGGCTTCCACGAACTGGTTCTCTACCCCGACGACTTCGTCAGCCCGCAGAAACACCGCGATCCCGCCGGCGTCATGCATGAGTTCGACGATGAGCGCGCCGGCGAGACCTCGCTGCAGGGCCCGGTCATCCTCGCCTGGCCCGGTGTGGAAAGCGGTGGTGGCTGGGACGCCTACAACCTGGTCATCCACGAACTGGCGCACAAGCTGGACATGCTCAACGGCGACGCCAACGGCCTGCCGCCGCTGCACCGCGACATGCGCGTGACCGACTGGGCCGCTGCCATGCAGGCCGCCTACGACGACATGAACCGCCGGCTCGACCGCGACCCGCAAGCGCATACCGCCATCGATCCCTATGCCGCCGAGAATCCGGCGGAATTCTTCGCCGTTACCAGCGAGTACTTCTTCACCGCGCCAGACCTGCTGCACCACGCCTATCCCAAAGTCTATGAACAGCTTTCGCTGTTCTACCGGCAAGATCCGCTTTCGCGCCTGCACAGACTGCAAACCGAGCACCCCGAATATCAGGAAACTCAGGCGCACTAG
- a CDS encoding DedA family protein — MDFNLIDLILHLDTYLSMLVANYGVWIYAILFLVIFCETGLVVTPFLPGDSLLFIAGAICASGGMDPWLLGGLLLVAAISGDSTNYVIGRTLGKRLFSNPDSKVFRRDYLDQTHAFYERHGGKTVTLARFLPIVRTFAPFVAGMAYMPYVRFLFFSVAGSIAWVGGLVTLGYFFGNVPFIKQNLSVMIIAIIAFSLVPMLIGVIRHKMRPSAKAQTGER; from the coding sequence ATGGATTTCAACCTGATCGACCTGATTCTCCACCTCGACACCTACCTGTCGATGCTGGTGGCCAACTATGGCGTGTGGATCTACGCCATCCTCTTCCTCGTGATCTTCTGCGAGACCGGTCTGGTGGTAACGCCCTTCCTGCCGGGCGACTCGCTGCTGTTCATCGCCGGCGCCATCTGCGCCAGTGGCGGCATGGACCCCTGGCTGCTCGGCGGCCTGCTGCTGGTCGCGGCGATCAGCGGCGACAGCACCAACTACGTGATCGGTCGAACGCTGGGCAAACGCCTCTTCAGCAATCCCGACTCCAAGGTATTCCGCCGCGACTACCTCGACCAGACGCACGCCTTCTATGAACGCCACGGCGGCAAGACGGTGACACTGGCGCGATTCCTGCCCATCGTCCGCACCTTCGCGCCCTTCGTCGCCGGCATGGCCTACATGCCCTACGTGCGCTTCCTGTTCTTCAGCGTGGCCGGCAGCATCGCCTGGGTGGGCGGCCTGGTTACCCTGGGCTACTTCTTCGGCAACGTGCCGTTCATCAAGCAAAACCTCTCCGTAATGATCATCGCGATCATCGCGTTCTCCCTGGTGCCCATGCTGATCGGCGTCATCCGCCACAAGATGCGCCCCTCGGCGAAGGCCCAGACCGGCGAGCGCTGA
- a CDS encoding protein kinase, whose product MALESFRQGGVSAALGTGMDLPGQSARARAAWLAPRQGRPPVFMLAMLWGRDCANLVHWLEVRLDSLFADYLCTPEGWSEGQAARQVLAALNMQCFRAAAQGRAVPAALAAGILLLQGDSAHFLQCGDVGLLRYRRGELVELVGPSGQTLGGQAELALTQHHLNLDDGEVLLMAPQPLLAVMDRTLVQATCRDLSPSSLADALAPLLRAPGAVALVLPGATEEGAMAETVGNWPATAGLHTGNHLEGWELLAPCRFGPAQRTFQARHADGREAWLLLAEEDAGQVFWQREWAMRCCKVASLPDVLPCRVARRHAYQLFVPAEGEWRSFAEWVTARRRVEVAAALDMLEQCVAAVRALQRRGVHGLWLTPRQWLLGPNGRVLALPELAAVIPGVARQALPADALPLAPELREDLAVDGRADQFALAALFYWLLSGSWPEAATPDVREGSLYVPLEGRVDGLPPGWDGVLARALSPAPEQRFEALSEFILALRRPLEQARLPAQQRWRRLSWLGAGAVLAAGLVVGGWELLG is encoded by the coding sequence ATGGCGCTGGAGAGCTTCAGGCAGGGGGGAGTGAGCGCTGCGCTGGGCACGGGAATGGACCTGCCGGGACAGTCTGCGCGGGCTCGGGCGGCCTGGTTGGCGCCTCGCCAGGGCCGGCCGCCGGTGTTCATGCTGGCGATGCTGTGGGGGCGTGACTGCGCCAATCTGGTGCATTGGCTCGAGGTGCGGCTCGATAGCCTGTTCGCCGACTACCTCTGCACTCCGGAAGGCTGGAGCGAGGGCCAGGCCGCGCGGCAGGTGCTCGCGGCACTCAACATGCAGTGCTTTCGTGCCGCGGCTCAAGGCCGCGCCGTGCCTGCCGCGCTCGCCGCCGGCATCCTGTTGCTGCAGGGGGACAGCGCGCACTTTCTGCAATGCGGTGACGTGGGGCTGCTGCGTTATCGGCGGGGCGAGCTGGTCGAGCTCGTCGGGCCTTCAGGGCAGACGCTGGGCGGTCAGGCCGAGCTGGCGCTGACCCAGCACCATCTCAATCTGGACGATGGCGAGGTCCTGTTGATGGCGCCGCAGCCGCTGTTGGCGGTCATGGATCGGACGCTGGTGCAGGCTACGTGTCGCGATCTTTCCCCGTCGTCGCTGGCTGATGCGCTGGCGCCGCTCCTGCGCGCGCCGGGCGCGGTGGCCCTGGTATTGCCGGGAGCGACCGAGGAAGGGGCGATGGCGGAGACCGTCGGCAACTGGCCGGCGACGGCGGGGCTGCACACGGGGAACCACCTGGAGGGCTGGGAATTGCTCGCGCCATGCCGCTTCGGGCCAGCGCAGCGGACCTTTCAGGCGCGCCACGCGGATGGTCGCGAGGCGTGGCTGCTGCTTGCCGAAGAAGATGCCGGGCAGGTCTTCTGGCAGCGAGAGTGGGCCATGCGCTGCTGCAAGGTAGCCAGTTTGCCGGATGTCCTGCCGTGCCGCGTCGCGCGCCGGCACGCCTATCAGTTGTTCGTCCCTGCGGAGGGCGAGTGGCGCAGCTTCGCCGAGTGGGTGACGGCGCGGCGGCGAGTGGAGGTGGCAGCCGCGCTGGACATGCTGGAGCAGTGTGTCGCGGCGGTCCGCGCGCTGCAGCGACGGGGTGTGCACGGACTCTGGCTGACGCCACGGCAATGGTTGCTGGGGCCCAACGGGCGCGTGCTGGCGCTGCCGGAGTTGGCGGCGGTGATACCGGGGGTGGCGCGCCAGGCGTTGCCAGCCGATGCGTTGCCGCTGGCGCCCGAACTGCGCGAGGACCTGGCGGTGGATGGGCGTGCGGATCAATTCGCCCTGGCTGCGTTGTTCTACTGGCTGCTCAGCGGCAGCTGGCCGGAAGCGGCCACACCCGATGTGCGCGAGGGATCGCTCTACGTACCACTGGAAGGGCGGGTCGATGGCTTGCCGCCAGGCTGGGACGGTGTGCTGGCGCGAGCCCTGTCGCCCGCACCGGAGCAACGCTTCGAGGCGCTGTCGGAGTTCATCCTGGCGCTGCGTCGGCCGCTAGAGCAGGCTCGCCTGCCAGCTCAGCAGCGCTGGCGCCGCCTGTCCTGGTTGGGCGCTGGCGCCGTACTGGCCGCCGGACTGGTGGTCGGAGGCTGGGAGTTGCTCGGCTAG
- a CDS encoding transporter substrate-binding domain-containing protein, producing the protein MRFSLLVLRTACLCLALLGVTVHAQNLRIATLEWAPYVGSDLPGNGLASRILNEALALNGDKAELVFLPWQRALNETREGRFDALMPAYLSADRSADFYTSMPLLDSQLGFFRRRDRALPIVPGNLDSLRPYRIGVVRGYVNQSEFDAADFLNKDVVSSDWQNLEKLLRGRIDLAVVDRYTGYQLLSQNAPALREQLVFIEPPLEIKPLYVLVPKKRAEGEALAASLDRGLRTLRRSGRLQQLIAEAHLETAMNAREVAAHPLAEQLPASDHQSGGQYGASAQPGQAAPALLSWQASLL; encoded by the coding sequence ATGCGTTTTTCCCTGCTCGTTCTGCGCACTGCCTGCCTCTGTCTCGCGCTGCTGGGCGTCACCGTCCACGCGCAAAACCTGCGCATCGCCACCCTGGAGTGGGCGCCCTACGTCGGCTCGGACCTGCCAGGCAACGGACTGGCCAGCCGCATCCTCAACGAAGCCCTGGCGCTCAATGGCGACAAGGCCGAACTGGTATTCCTGCCCTGGCAGCGCGCGCTCAACGAGACCCGCGAGGGCCGCTTCGACGCGCTGATGCCGGCGTATCTGTCAGCTGATCGCAGCGCGGACTTCTATACCTCGATGCCACTGCTGGACTCGCAGCTCGGCTTCTTCCGCCGCCGCGACCGCGCCCTGCCGATTGTCCCGGGCAATCTCGACAGCCTTCGCCCCTACCGCATCGGTGTCGTGCGTGGCTACGTCAACCAGAGCGAATTCGACGCCGCCGATTTCCTCAACAAGGACGTCGTCAGCAGCGATTGGCAGAACCTGGAAAAGCTCCTGCGCGGACGCATCGACCTCGCCGTGGTGGACCGCTACACCGGGTATCAGTTGCTCAGCCAAAATGCCCCCGCGCTGCGCGAGCAACTGGTATTCATCGAGCCGCCACTGGAGATCAAGCCGCTCTATGTTCTGGTGCCGAAGAAACGCGCCGAGGGCGAAGCGCTGGCCGCCAGCCTCGATCGTGGCCTGCGCACCCTGCGCCGCAGTGGACGACTGCAACAGCTGATCGCCGAAGCGCACCTGGAAACGGCGATGAATGCCCGTGAAGTAGCCGCGCACCCGCTAGCCGAGCAACTCCCAGCCTCCGACCACCAGTCCGGCGGCCAGTACGGCGCCAGCGCCCAACCAGGACAGGCGGCGCCAGCGCTGCTGAGCTGGCAGGCGAGCCTGCTCTAG
- a CDS encoding N-acetyltransferase, producing the protein MRIVQATLDHLDLLAPLFVKYREFYGMLPYPESSRKFLEKRLRRKESVIYLALPDEGDDKILGFCQLYPSFSSLSLKRVWILNDIYVAEDARRQLVADHLLQTARQMARETQAVRMRVSTSVNNEVAQKVYESIGFREDSEFKNYILPISDDLN; encoded by the coding sequence ATGCGCATCGTGCAAGCCACGCTCGACCACCTCGATCTGCTCGCGCCCCTGTTCGTCAAATACCGCGAGTTCTACGGCATGCTCCCCTACCCCGAATCGTCGCGAAAATTCCTCGAGAAGCGCCTGCGCCGCAAGGAATCGGTGATCTACCTGGCCTTGCCCGACGAAGGTGACGACAAGATCCTGGGCTTCTGCCAGCTCTACCCGAGCTTCTCCTCCCTGTCGCTCAAGCGCGTGTGGATCCTCAACGATATCTACGTCGCCGAAGACGCTCGCCGCCAGCTGGTCGCCGACCACCTGCTGCAAACGGCCCGGCAAATGGCCCGCGAGACCCAGGCCGTGCGCATGCGCGTGTCCACCAGCGTCAACAACGAAGTGGCGCAGAAGGTCTACGAATCCATCGGTTTCCGCGAGGACAGCGAGTTCAAGAACTACATCCTGCCGATCAGCGACGACCTGAACTGA
- the eutC gene encoding ethanolamine ammonia-lyase subunit EutC, whose product MSDSFTPNPWQELRRLTSARIALGRAGTSLPTGAQLDFQFAHAQARDAVHLPFDRNGLATQLAERGRETLLLHSAAADRDTYLQRPDLGRRLNEDSVEILRRHADRHPQGYDLAVVIADGLSSLAVQRHSLPFLERMEEQARNEGWSLSPIALVQQGRVAVADEVAELLRAKMVVILIGERPGLSSPDSLGLYFTWAPKVGLNDAYRNCISNVRLEGLSYGLATHRLLYLMREACRRQLSGVNLKDEAELPTLEGAGAGANFLLT is encoded by the coding sequence ATGAGCGACAGCTTCACCCCCAATCCCTGGCAGGAGCTGCGCCGGCTGACCTCCGCGCGCATCGCCCTGGGTCGCGCCGGCACCAGCCTGCCGACCGGCGCACAGCTGGACTTCCAGTTCGCCCACGCCCAGGCGCGCGACGCCGTGCACCTGCCCTTCGACCGCAACGGTCTCGCCACGCAACTGGCTGAACGCGGCCGCGAGACGCTGCTGCTACACAGCGCCGCCGCCGACCGCGATACCTATCTGCAACGCCCCGATCTCGGCCGCCGCCTGAACGAAGATTCGGTAGAGATTCTGCGCCGCCATGCCGACCGCCATCCGCAGGGCTACGACCTCGCCGTGGTGATCGCCGACGGGCTCTCCTCGCTGGCCGTGCAACGCCACAGCCTGCCCTTCCTCGAACGCATGGAAGAACAGGCGCGCAATGAAGGCTGGAGCCTGTCGCCGATCGCACTGGTGCAGCAGGGCCGCGTCGCCGTCGCCGATGAAGTGGCCGAGCTGCTGCGGGCGAAAATGGTGGTGATCCTGATCGGCGAGCGCCCCGGCCTGTCATCACCGGACAGCCTGGGCCTGTACTTCACCTGGGCACCGAAGGTCGGGCTGAACGACGCCTACCGCAACTGCATCTCCAACGTGCGCCTGGAGGGCCTGAGCTACGGTTTGGCCACGCACCGACTGCTGTACCTGATGCGCGAAGCCTGCCGTCGGCAACTGTCGGGGGTGAACCTGAAGGATGAAGCGGAACTGCCAACCCTGGAAGGCGCCGGGGCAGGGGCGAATTTCCTGCTGACCTAA
- a CDS encoding ethanolamine ammonia-lyase subunit EutB, whose product MSGFAHSIGGQTWRFDSLREVMAKASPARSGDRLAGVAAGSDAERVAAQMALADIPLKHFLDEALIPYESDEVTRLIIDTHDREAFAPVSHLTVGGLRDWLLGDAADEASLRALAPGLTPEMAAAVSKIMRVQDLVLVAQKIRVVTRFRNTMGLRGRMSTRLQPNHPTDAPAGIAASVLDGLLYGNGDAMLGINPATDSLQSICTLLEMLDAIIQRYEIPTQSCVLTHVTSSIEAINRGAPLDLVFQSIAGTEAANASFGVSLSILKEGYEAGLSQKRGTLGDNLMYFETGQGSALSANAHHGVDQQTCETRAYAVARHFKPFLVNTVVGFIGPEYLYNGKQIIRAGLEDHFCAKLLGVPMGCDICYTNHAEADQDDMDMLLTLLGVAGINFIMGIPGSDDVMLNYQTTSFHDALYARQTLGLRPAPEFEAWLARMEILRQQDGRVHMASQLPGAFRHALAQLS is encoded by the coding sequence ATGTCCGGATTCGCCCATAGCATCGGTGGCCAGACCTGGCGCTTCGACAGCCTGCGCGAGGTGATGGCCAAGGCCAGCCCGGCGCGCTCCGGCGACCGCCTCGCCGGGGTCGCCGCGGGCAGCGACGCCGAGCGCGTCGCTGCGCAGATGGCGCTGGCCGACATCCCGCTCAAGCACTTCCTCGACGAAGCGCTGATCCCCTACGAGAGCGACGAGGTCACCCGGCTGATCATCGACACCCATGATCGTGAAGCCTTCGCCCCGGTCAGCCACCTCACGGTGGGTGGCCTGCGCGACTGGCTTCTCGGCGATGCCGCCGACGAAGCCAGCCTGCGCGCCCTGGCGCCGGGGCTGACGCCGGAAATGGCGGCGGCGGTGTCGAAGATCATGCGTGTGCAGGACCTGGTGCTGGTCGCGCAGAAGATCCGTGTGGTCACCCGCTTCCGCAACACCATGGGTCTGCGCGGACGCATGTCCACGCGGCTGCAACCCAACCACCCCACGGACGCCCCGGCCGGCATCGCCGCCAGCGTGCTCGACGGCCTGCTCTACGGCAACGGCGACGCCATGCTCGGCATCAACCCGGCCACCGACAGCCTGCAATCGATCTGCACGCTGCTGGAGATGCTCGACGCGATCATCCAGCGCTACGAGATTCCCACCCAGTCCTGCGTGCTCACCCACGTCACCAGCTCCATCGAGGCGATCAACCGCGGCGCACCGCTGGACCTGGTGTTCCAGTCCATCGCCGGCACCGAGGCCGCCAACGCCAGCTTCGGCGTCAGCCTGTCGATCCTGAAGGAAGGCTACGAGGCCGGGCTGTCGCAGAAGCGCGGCACCCTGGGCGACAACCTGATGTACTTCGAGACCGGCCAGGGCAGCGCGCTATCCGCCAACGCCCACCACGGCGTCGACCAGCAGACCTGCGAAACCCGCGCCTACGCGGTGGCGCGGCACTTCAAGCCATTCCTGGTGAACACCGTGGTCGGTTTCATCGGCCCGGAGTACCTGTACAACGGCAAGCAGATCATCCGCGCCGGGCTGGAAGACCACTTCTGCGCCAAGCTGCTCGGCGTGCCCATGGGCTGCGACATTTGCTACACCAATCACGCCGAGGCCGACCAGGACGACATGGACATGCTCCTGACCCTGCTCGGCGTGGCTGGCATCAACTTCATCATGGGCATCCCCGGCTCCGACGACGTGATGCTCAACTACCAGACCACCTCCTTTCACGATGCGCTCTACGCGCGCCAGACGCTGGGCCTGAGGCCGGCGCCGGAGTTCGAGGCATGGCTTGCGCGCATGGAAATCCTCCGCCAGCAGGACGGCCGCGTGCACATGGCCAGCCAGCTTCCCGGCGCCTTCCGCCACGCGCTAGCGCAACTGTCCTGA
- the eat gene encoding ethanolamine permease has protein sequence MSASQLKPTLGTLHLWGLAVGLVISGEYFGWSYGWAAAGTLGFLVTTLIVAVMYTCFIFSYTELTTAIPHAGGPFAYSLRAFGKTGGMVAGIATLIEFVFAPPAIAMAIGAYLNVQFPGLDPKWAATGAYVIFMTLNILGVSIAATFELVVTVLAVAELLVFMGVVAPGFSFSNFVLNGWAGSNVFGSTAMAGIFAAIPFAIWFFLAIEGAAMAAEEAKDPKRTIPRAYIAGILTLVTLAIGVMIFAGGVGDWRALSNINDPLPQAMKAVVGNNSTWMHMLVWIGLFGLVASFHGIILGYSRQFFALARAGFLPRSLAKLSRFQTPHRAILAGGAVGIAAIFSDGLISLQGMTLTAAMITMSVFGAIVMYIMSMFSLFKLRRSEPDLERSFRAPGYPVVPAIALVLALVCLAAMLWFNSVIASVFLVLMIGGCSCCSIVISLNRGTDASFASQG, from the coding sequence ATGAGCGCATCACAACTCAAACCAACGCTGGGCACCCTGCACCTCTGGGGGCTCGCCGTGGGCCTGGTGATCTCCGGCGAGTACTTTGGCTGGAGCTACGGCTGGGCCGCCGCCGGCACCCTGGGCTTCCTCGTCACCACGCTGATCGTCGCGGTGATGTACACCTGTTTCATCTTCAGTTACACCGAGCTGACCACCGCCATTCCCCATGCCGGCGGCCCCTTCGCCTACAGCCTGCGGGCCTTCGGCAAGACCGGCGGGATGGTCGCCGGCATCGCCACGCTGATCGAGTTCGTCTTCGCCCCGCCGGCCATCGCCATGGCCATCGGCGCGTACCTCAACGTGCAGTTCCCCGGCCTCGATCCGAAGTGGGCCGCCACCGGCGCCTACGTGATCTTCATGACCCTGAACATCCTCGGCGTGAGCATCGCCGCCACCTTCGAACTGGTGGTGACGGTGCTAGCGGTAGCCGAGCTGCTGGTGTTCATGGGTGTGGTCGCGCCGGGCTTCAGCTTCAGCAACTTCGTGCTCAACGGCTGGGCCGGCTCTAACGTGTTCGGCTCCACCGCCATGGCGGGCATCTTCGCCGCCATTCCGTTCGCCATCTGGTTCTTCCTCGCCATCGAGGGCGCGGCCATGGCTGCCGAAGAGGCGAAAGACCCGAAACGCACCATCCCGCGCGCCTACATCGCCGGCATCCTGACCCTGGTGACCCTGGCCATCGGCGTGATGATCTTCGCCGGCGGCGTGGGCGACTGGCGCGCGCTGTCGAACATCAACGACCCGCTGCCGCAGGCCATGAAAGCCGTGGTCGGCAACAACTCCACCTGGATGCACATGCTGGTGTGGATCGGCCTGTTCGGCCTGGTGGCGAGCTTCCACGGCATCATCCTCGGCTACTCGCGGCAGTTCTTCGCCCTCGCCCGCGCCGGCTTCCTCCCACGCAGCCTGGCCAAGCTGTCGCGCTTCCAGACCCCGCACCGCGCCATCCTCGCTGGCGGCGCCGTGGGCATCGCGGCGATCTTCAGCGACGGTCTGATCAGCCTGCAGGGCATGACCCTGACCGCGGCGATGATCACCATGAGTGTGTTCGGCGCCATCGTCATGTACATCATGAGCATGTTCAGCCTGTTCAAACTGCGCCGCAGCGAACCGGACCTGGAGCGCAGCTTCCGCGCCCCTGGCTACCCGGTGGTACCGGCCATCGCGCTGGTGCTGGCGCTGGTCTGCCTGGCCGCGATGCTCTGGTTCAACAGCGTCATCGCCTCGGTGTTCCTGGTGCTGATGATCGGCGGCTGCTCCTGCTGCAGCATCGTCATCAGCCTCAATCGCGGCACCGACGCGTCGTTCGCCAGCCAGGGTTGA
- a CDS encoding AraC family transcriptional regulator: MSQPLFSPSGLSLPLASNIGVLSAAASGLGRFIGDQGGDIDRVFGRAGIDPERLLHPTLSLALTNYCQVLEEAARQSGCDNFGLRYGEQFRPRELGLLGYVGLCSETLEDALKNFAAAFPYHQHDTLIRLVDCGECYRFDYQVRHGAILDRRQDAELTLGMALNLMRHALGAEWAPRAVSFEHARPEGWQEHGRVFDAPVLFQRGCNSMLIPKRDLYGRQMPERDANLLFLVQDVIRRLGEQGGAPNLVEDAGTQIRLALSEGEPSLELIAEQLELTTAGLQRRLREAGLSFSQLVENTRRELALHYLRQPQRPISELAPLLGYSETSAFSRAFRRWFGVSPRQWRSDAS; the protein is encoded by the coding sequence ATGAGCCAGCCTCTGTTTTCTCCGTCCGGCCTTAGCCTGCCCCTGGCCAGCAATATCGGCGTGCTGTCCGCCGCCGCCAGCGGCCTGGGCCGCTTTATCGGTGACCAGGGCGGTGATATCGACCGCGTCTTCGGCCGCGCCGGCATCGACCCCGAACGCCTGCTGCATCCCACCTTGAGCCTGGCGCTGACCAACTACTGCCAGGTTCTGGAAGAGGCTGCGCGACAGTCCGGCTGTGACAACTTCGGGTTGCGCTACGGCGAACAGTTTCGTCCGCGCGAGCTCGGTTTGCTGGGCTATGTCGGGCTGTGTTCGGAGACGCTGGAAGACGCGCTGAAGAACTTCGCCGCTGCCTTCCCCTATCACCAGCACGACACGCTGATCCGCCTGGTGGATTGCGGCGAGTGCTACCGCTTCGACTACCAGGTGCGCCACGGCGCGATTCTCGACCGCCGCCAGGACGCCGAGCTGACCCTGGGCATGGCGCTGAACCTGATGCGCCATGCGCTCGGCGCCGAATGGGCGCCGCGTGCGGTGAGCTTCGAGCACGCGCGGCCGGAAGGCTGGCAGGAACATGGCCGGGTGTTCGACGCGCCGGTGCTGTTCCAGCGCGGCTGCAATTCGATGCTGATTCCCAAGCGCGACCTTTACGGCCGGCAGATGCCCGAGCGCGATGCCAACCTGCTGTTCCTGGTGCAGGACGTGATCCGCCGCCTGGGCGAGCAGGGCGGCGCGCCCAATCTGGTGGAGGATGCCGGCACGCAGATTCGCCTGGCTCTCAGTGAGGGCGAGCCCTCGCTGGAACTGATCGCCGAGCAATTGGAACTCACCACCGCCGGCCTGCAGCGCCGCCTGCGCGAGGCCGGGCTGAGCTTCAGCCAACTGGTGGAAAACACCCGCCGTGAGCTGGCGCTGCACTACCTGCGCCAGCCGCAACGGCCGATTTCCGAGCTGGCGCCGTTGCTCGGCTACTCCGAGACCAGCGCCTTCTCCCGCGCCTTCCGTCGCTGGTTCGGGGTGAGCCCGCGGCAGTGGCGCAGCGACGCGAGCTGA